In Deltaproteobacteria bacterium, one DNA window encodes the following:
- a CDS encoding DUF72 domain-containing protein: TYSKYLGEDDTLILKVPQVIFAQKLWRGGSFVDNELYLNPEVFTRQFFEPAVEILGSHVQSFIFEQEYQRKKDRLDVHTLSEQLDKFFRRIPADDRYHIELRTESYLASPVFRLLEKYGIGQVFSHWTWLPPLRAQFARAGRKFTSAAAQCIVRLMTPRGIRYDEAYARAHPFNRLVEEMLDQRMIDDTVALMVTAIKKGVRINVIINNRAGGNAPLIARQLAARFMEKVAGNREGGWQPSWLIMLFAEQPFMPSTVALEARLRPGLRCLFRHPAKYIAVLTVAVNRLPIRASLPLPITSSPTQGKDLLGYGCGHDARFGLRPRNTVFTVAVNRLPIRAS; this comes from the coding sequence GACGTATAGCAAATACCTGGGAGAGGATGACACCCTTATTCTCAAGGTGCCGCAGGTGATATTTGCGCAGAAACTCTGGCGCGGCGGCAGTTTTGTCGACAACGAACTGTATCTGAACCCGGAAGTATTCACCAGGCAGTTCTTCGAGCCTGCAGTGGAAATTCTCGGCAGTCATGTGCAGAGCTTTATTTTCGAACAGGAATATCAGCGCAAGAAGGATCGCCTGGATGTTCACACCCTGTCGGAGCAACTTGACAAATTCTTTCGCCGCATCCCTGCTGATGATCGTTATCACATAGAACTGAGGACCGAATCATATCTGGCCTCACCAGTGTTCCGGCTGTTGGAAAAGTACGGCATTGGCCAGGTATTTTCCCATTGGACCTGGCTGCCGCCTCTGCGGGCCCAGTTTGCCAGAGCAGGACGCAAGTTCACCAGTGCAGCGGCGCAGTGCATAGTTCGTCTCATGACTCCCAGGGGAATCCGCTACGATGAGGCCTATGCCAGGGCGCATCCCTTCAATCGCCTGGTGGAGGAAATGCTGGACCAGAGAATGATCGACGATACTGTGGCGCTCATGGTGACTGCTATCAAAAAGGGTGTTCGCATCAATGTGATCATCAACAATCGCGCCGGCGGCAATGCTCCCCTCATCGCCAGGCAGCTGGCTGCGAGGTTCATGGAGAAGGTGGCTGGCAACCGTGAAGGTGGCTGGCAACCGTCATGGTTGATTATGCTATTTGCGGAGCAGCCTTTCATGCCAAGCACCGTTGCTCTTGAAGCTCGGCTACGGCCTGGGTTACGATGCCTGTTTCGTCATCCAGCCAAGTATATCGCGGTTCTTACCGTTGCCGTAAACCGTTTGCCGATACGGGCTTCGTTGCCGTTGCCCATTACCAGTTCTCCGACACAGGGCAAGGACTTACTCGGCTACGGCTGCGGTCACGATGCCCGTTTCGGCTTGCGGCCACGTAACACGGTTTTTACCGTTGCCGTAAACCGTTTGCCGATACGGGCTTCGTAA